In one Pseudomonas tensinigenes genomic region, the following are encoded:
- a CDS encoding type VI secretion system Vgr family protein — MFDQANESSFRLDVAGLSDPCEVLAFTGSEALSEPFAFEIDVLIDDPQLDLADLLYRSAFLCFGASGEGVHGQLQSLVQHEHGHGSRLCRIRLGPKLGCLDLRISQRIFSGCSVPQIIEQVLREHGIIGAQRRFELHGDYPVRTFCTQYRESDLQLLQRLCAQARIHYFFEHGPDRHCLVFGDDPTQLPLAGTVLYRDEPDSQSVSPGVRHWQFQETLQSAPPDARPAHSAEGCSHLAALRSGYWLRLAGHPFAECNRHWLLTRIEHSADPSLDLPYANRLFATLQLPSCLPATVPTRLRMHSLQRAWVVTVDEPQPDCFRPVAVQFDWLYQGEGAAPSHCWLPLAPALVDAPLLALSEGVEVVVSFFEGDPDQPMISGVLQPSVAGADISDEPALPDRLVSQGLQQLLASGEPLLLLCLIPGGGSFSHCSQAVCSCRLVTALEQSGAT; from the coding sequence ATGTTCGATCAAGCCAACGAGTCCTCGTTTCGTCTCGATGTAGCGGGCCTGTCCGACCCTTGCGAAGTCCTGGCCTTTACCGGTAGCGAAGCCCTGAGCGAGCCCTTTGCATTCGAAATCGATGTGTTGATCGACGATCCGCAACTGGACCTTGCCGACCTGCTTTACCGTTCGGCGTTCCTGTGTTTCGGGGCGTCGGGGGAGGGCGTACACGGGCAATTGCAGAGCCTCGTCCAGCACGAACACGGGCACGGTTCAAGATTGTGCCGGATCCGTCTGGGGCCGAAACTGGGTTGTCTCGACTTGCGCATCAGCCAACGCATCTTCAGTGGCTGTTCGGTGCCACAGATCATCGAGCAGGTGCTCAGGGAGCACGGAATTATCGGCGCTCAGCGCCGCTTCGAATTGCACGGCGATTACCCCGTCCGCACGTTCTGTACGCAATACCGCGAATCCGATCTGCAACTGCTCCAGCGCTTGTGTGCACAGGCGCGAATTCACTACTTTTTCGAACACGGGCCCGACCGGCATTGCCTGGTATTCGGTGATGATCCGACGCAGTTGCCCTTGGCTGGCACCGTGCTGTATCGGGACGAGCCCGATAGTCAGAGCGTGTCCCCCGGCGTGCGCCATTGGCAATTTCAGGAAACCTTGCAGTCCGCGCCGCCAGACGCAAGGCCGGCACACAGTGCCGAAGGCTGCAGTCATCTCGCGGCGTTACGCAGCGGTTATTGGCTGCGATTGGCCGGGCACCCTTTTGCCGAGTGCAATCGCCATTGGTTGCTGACCCGTATCGAGCACAGCGCTGATCCATCGCTCGACCTTCCTTATGCCAACCGTCTGTTTGCGACACTGCAACTGCCTTCGTGCCTGCCGGCCACTGTGCCGACACGACTGCGCATGCACAGCCTGCAACGGGCCTGGGTTGTGACGGTGGACGAGCCGCAGCCCGACTGCTTCAGGCCTGTGGCGGTGCAGTTCGACTGGCTTTATCAGGGCGAAGGGGCGGCGCCGAGTCATTGCTGGCTGCCACTTGCACCAGCCCTGGTCGACGCGCCTTTGTTAGCACTGAGCGAGGGTGTCGAAGTGGTGGTGAGTTTCTTTGAAGGCGATCCGGATCAGCCGATGATCAGCGGCGTGCTACAGCCGTCGGTCGCTGGGGCGGACATCAGCGATGAGCCAGCGTTACCGGACAGGCTGGTGAGTCAAGGCTTGCAGCAACTGCTGGCCTCTGGCGAACCGTTATTGCTGTTGTGCCTGATCCCCGGCGGCGGCAGTTTCAGCCACTGCTCGCAAGCCGTGTGCAGTTGTCGGCTAGTGACCGCGCTTGAACAGAGCGGCGCAACATGA
- a CDS encoding DUF4123 domain-containing protein: protein MSGAAREPMAQWLLLDGPDATRALTILRQGFADAQRFWLFDGTEFAPVCEYGPVLVDLRGCPALASLCYSDPDTWRGLLLASEASAQDLLSHLQCMLTVSFGLSHRALLSYYNRQTASYFFDACDAADLSRWLGPIRQLRWFGGTWADRAIGSQGWQQLRNPGLAVEPLSVEESLTRRQRERLQTCLLEQHIWRWCQSLGTDYAAMASHVQQGLALGFSDRSVLDAWLWLRLLHPRAVLVPPPEGLTQQERLEHVRRQWRGDQT from the coding sequence ATGAGTGGCGCGGCGCGCGAGCCGATGGCGCAGTGGTTGCTGCTCGATGGCCCGGATGCGACGCGGGCATTGACGATTTTGCGCCAGGGATTCGCCGATGCGCAGCGGTTCTGGTTGTTCGACGGCACTGAGTTTGCACCGGTTTGTGAATACGGCCCGGTGCTGGTCGACTTGCGCGGTTGTCCGGCACTGGCGTCGTTGTGTTACAGCGATCCGGACACCTGGCGCGGGTTGTTGCTCGCGAGCGAGGCATCGGCGCAGGATCTGCTGAGTCATTTGCAGTGCATGCTCACGGTCTCTTTCGGGCTGAGTCATCGGGCTTTGCTCAGTTATTACAACCGTCAGACCGCGAGCTATTTTTTCGACGCCTGTGATGCCGCTGACCTGAGTCGCTGGCTCGGGCCGATCCGCCAGTTGCGCTGGTTCGGCGGGACGTGGGCCGACCGTGCTATCGGCAGTCAGGGCTGGCAGCAGTTGCGCAATCCGGGGCTGGCTGTCGAGCCACTGAGCGTCGAGGAGAGCCTCACTCGCCGTCAGCGCGAACGCCTGCAAACCTGTTTGTTGGAGCAGCATATCTGGCGCTGGTGTCAATCGCTGGGAACCGACTACGCGGCGATGGCCTCCCATGTTCAACAAGGCCTGGCGTTGGGATTCAGCGATCGCTCGGTGCTCGACGCCTGGTTATGGCTACGCTTGCTGCATCCGCGAGCCGTGCTGGTGCCGCCACCGGAGGGTTTGACTCAGCAGGAACGGCTTGAACATGTGCGACGTCAGTGGCGCGGCGATCAGACTTGA
- a CDS encoding alpha/beta hydrolase produces the protein MAGFFRKGLGLMPGALLMLALSACSPVKVLNALTPSQTYDKTTGIAYGDDPRQKLDVYVPRHALAGAPVVVFFYGGSWNSGSRDDYIFVGEALASRGIVAVVADYRLYPQVRYPLFLEDSARAVAWTRTHIREFSGNAQRMYLMGHSSGGYNAAMLALDANLLGAVGMSPKDLRGWIGLAGPYDFLPIENPDVRPVFFWPLSPPQSQPINHVSRGAPPALLIAASRDDLVDPARNTAGLARKMREVGVSVQDLYYSRPSHITLVATLSRPLRGLAPVLDQVVGFIEHTPIQ, from the coding sequence ATGGCAGGTTTTTTTCGCAAGGGGCTCGGCTTGATGCCCGGCGCTCTTCTAATGTTGGCGCTGAGCGCCTGTTCGCCAGTGAAAGTGCTCAATGCGCTGACCCCCAGTCAAACGTACGACAAGACCACGGGTATCGCTTATGGCGACGATCCCCGGCAGAAGCTTGATGTCTACGTACCACGTCACGCATTGGCCGGTGCGCCGGTGGTGGTGTTTTTCTACGGCGGCAGTTGGAACAGCGGGTCGCGCGACGATTACATCTTTGTCGGCGAGGCGCTGGCGTCTCGCGGAATTGTCGCGGTGGTGGCGGACTACCGGTTATATCCGCAGGTGCGTTATCCGCTGTTTCTTGAGGACAGCGCGCGAGCGGTGGCCTGGACCCGAACGCACATTCGCGAGTTTTCCGGCAATGCACAACGGATGTATCTGATGGGGCACAGCTCTGGTGGATACAACGCGGCAATGCTGGCCCTGGACGCCAATCTGCTTGGCGCGGTCGGAATGTCTCCCAAGGATCTGCGCGGCTGGATCGGTCTGGCCGGGCCCTACGATTTTCTGCCGATCGAGAATCCTGATGTGCGTCCAGTGTTCTTCTGGCCGCTTTCACCGCCGCAATCACAGCCGATCAACCACGTCAGTCGCGGTGCGCCCCCCGCGCTGCTCATCGCCGCGAGCAGGGATGATCTGGTCGACCCGGCGCGCAACACCGCGGGCCTGGCGCGAAAAATGCGCGAGGTCGGGGTGTCGGTGCAGGATCTGTACTATTCGCGGCCCAGTCACATTACGTTGGTGGCGACGCTGTCGAGGCCACTGCGGGGACTGGCGCCAGTGCTCGATCAAGTGGTCGGTTTCATCGAGCACACACCGATTCAGTGA
- a CDS encoding MATE family efflux transporter, translating into MSTLIADWRDRPTHRKVWALAAPMILSNISVPLVALVDSTVIGHLPHAHQLGAVAVGASLYTFLAWAMGFLRMGTTGFAAQAAGRSDGAALRQILLQGLLLAMGLALVLGTLGVPLSGVALHFMQPSAELDQLTRDFFHTRLFGLPAALASYALVGWFLGTQNARAPLAILLTTNLINIALNLWFVIGLDWGVVGSARASVIAEWSGALLGLWLTRKALRAYPGHIVWVTLRVWQSWRPLLAVNRDIFIRSLALQSVFFLITVQGARLGDATVAANALLLNGLLLTAHALDGLAHAVEALCGHAIGARDRLGLRRSLVVAGGWSLIASLGFALLFVLAGHLFIEMQTNIQSVRDTAFTYLPYLAVLPLIAVWSYLLDGLFIGATRAREMRNGMLISVVLLMPFAWALQGLGNHGLWITFLLFMVLRSLTLGAQAWWLKRNDGWFNGAAH; encoded by the coding sequence ATGTCCACTCTGATCGCCGACTGGCGCGACCGCCCAACGCACCGCAAGGTCTGGGCACTCGCTGCGCCGATGATTCTTTCCAATATTTCCGTACCGCTGGTGGCGCTGGTCGACAGCACCGTCATCGGCCACTTGCCCCACGCCCACCAATTGGGCGCGGTGGCGGTCGGTGCCAGCCTGTACACCTTTCTCGCCTGGGCCATGGGTTTTCTGCGCATGGGCACCACCGGTTTTGCTGCGCAGGCCGCGGGGCGCAGCGACGGCGCGGCGTTGCGGCAGATTCTGCTGCAGGGCTTGCTGCTGGCGATGGGGTTGGCACTGGTGCTTGGCACGTTGGGTGTGCCGCTGAGCGGGGTCGCGCTGCACTTCATGCAACCGTCGGCGGAGCTGGATCAGCTCACCCGGGATTTTTTCCACACGCGGTTGTTCGGCCTGCCAGCGGCGCTGGCCAGCTATGCGCTGGTCGGCTGGTTCCTCGGCACGCAAAACGCCCGGGCGCCACTGGCGATTCTGCTGACCACCAACCTGATCAATATCGCCCTCAACCTGTGGTTCGTAATCGGCCTGGACTGGGGTGTGGTCGGATCGGCGCGGGCCTCGGTGATTGCCGAATGGAGCGGTGCCCTCCTCGGCCTGTGGCTGACCCGCAAGGCGCTGCGGGCCTATCCGGGGCACATTGTCTGGGTGACATTGAGGGTTTGGCAGAGCTGGCGCCCACTGCTGGCGGTCAACCGCGACATATTCATCCGCAGTCTGGCGCTGCAATCGGTATTTTTTCTGATCACCGTGCAAGGCGCACGACTGGGTGATGCCACGGTTGCCGCCAATGCGCTATTGCTCAATGGCTTGCTGCTGACGGCCCATGCCCTGGACGGTCTGGCCCACGCCGTCGAGGCCTTGTGCGGGCACGCCATCGGTGCCCGTGATCGCCTGGGCTTGCGCCGATCACTGGTAGTCGCCGGTGGCTGGTCACTGATCGCGAGCCTCGGCTTTGCCCTGTTGTTTGTACTGGCCGGGCACTTGTTCATCGAGATGCAGACCAACATCCAGAGCGTGCGCGATACCGCGTTCACTTACCTGCCCTACCTCGCCGTATTGCCGTTGATTGCGGTCTGGAGCTACCTGCTCGACGGCCTGTTCATCGGCGCCACCCGCGCGCGGGAAATGCGCAACGGCATGCTCATCTCGGTGGTATTGCTCATGCCTTTTGCCTGGGCACTGCAAGGTCTGGGCAATCACGGTCTGTGGATAACATTTCTTTTATTCATGGTGCTGCGCAGCCTGACCCTCGGAGCGCAAGCCTGGTGGCTCAAACGCAATGACGGCTGGTTCAACGGCGCCGCTCACTGA
- a CDS encoding MazG-like family protein, which translates to MNLVELTERLHAIRDRNDWRQFHSPKNLAMAASVEMSELVEIFQWLTEDQSRQLSADKLAHAGQEVGDIVLYLLLLCSELGLDMNEVVRAKLADSERRFS; encoded by the coding sequence ATGAACCTTGTTGAACTGACCGAACGCCTGCACGCCATTCGCGACCGCAATGACTGGCGGCAATTTCACAGCCCGAAAAACCTCGCCATGGCCGCCAGCGTCGAGATGTCCGAACTGGTGGAAATCTTCCAGTGGCTGACGGAAGACCAGTCGCGCCAGCTGTCGGCGGACAAGCTCGCCCACGCCGGGCAGGAAGTCGGCGATATCGTCCTGTACCTGTTGCTGCTGTGCAGCGAGTTGGGGTTGGACATGAATGAAGTGGTGCGCGCCAAGCTCGCCGACAGCGAACGGCGGTTCAGCTGA
- a CDS encoding methyltransferase — protein MSDRHFDQLATRFAEKIYGGAKGAIRLAVLQADLAEALPDRPLRVLDIGGGLGHMSLWLAERGHDVTFTEPAAPMLEGARQRFAEAGQTATFIQASWQELLGQLTEPYDLVICHAVLEWLAEPHAILPVLHQLTKPGGWLSLAFYNRDALIYRNLLKGHFKKMRKNSMAGEKQSLTPQQPLDPRELATQLDGLWQVETQSGIRVFHDYMPVEFQARAELVDLLEMELAHRRHPGFAGLGRYLHWICRPI, from the coding sequence ATGAGCGACCGGCATTTCGATCAGTTGGCGACGCGTTTCGCCGAAAAAATCTACGGCGGCGCCAAAGGTGCAATTCGCCTCGCGGTGTTGCAGGCTGACCTCGCCGAAGCGTTGCCGGATCGTCCGTTGCGGGTTTTGGACATCGGTGGCGGCCTCGGCCACATGTCGCTGTGGCTGGCCGAGCGCGGCCACGACGTGACCTTCACCGAACCGGCCGCACCGATGCTTGAAGGCGCGCGCCAGCGTTTCGCTGAAGCCGGGCAAACCGCGACGTTCATTCAGGCATCGTGGCAGGAACTGCTCGGCCAGCTCACTGAACCGTACGATCTGGTGATCTGCCACGCCGTGCTGGAATGGCTCGCCGAACCCCACGCGATCCTGCCGGTGCTGCATCAACTGACCAAACCCGGTGGCTGGCTGTCGCTGGCGTTCTACAACCGCGATGCGCTGATTTACCGCAACTTGCTCAAAGGCCATTTCAAGAAAATGCGCAAGAACAGCATGGCCGGGGAAAAGCAAAGCCTGACCCCGCAACAGCCCCTCGACCCACGGGAATTGGCAACGCAACTCGACGGCTTGTGGCAGGTCGAAACCCAAAGCGGGATCCGGGTTTTCCACGACTACATGCCGGTGGAGTTTCAGGCCCGCGCCGAACTTGTCGATTTGCTCGAGATGGAGCTCGCTCATCGTCGTCACCCAGGCTTCGCCGGGCTTGGGCGCTACTTGCACTGGATCTGCCGGCCGATCTGA
- a CDS encoding DUF4136 domain-containing protein, whose product MKAQSGLLLMCLGLAACQSSNPYVAQSRPLPPAPAQAANTFDRSAYPAPPRDYGRYRSWAWLNGQLPPGTAWADSAQVAEAVSNALDQRGLRPLHDNRPADLLVSANLRLETRLRQVQDDYGYYGGGYGGYDRYGRGYGMYNTVPIVRTYSEQVVVVQVNLFDAGSGQPVWSASAETANKGSEIDRTDSIREAVEKAMSAYPPS is encoded by the coding sequence ATGAAAGCTCAATCCGGGTTATTGCTGATGTGTCTGGGCTTGGCTGCTTGCCAGAGTAGCAATCCCTACGTGGCGCAATCGCGACCCTTGCCGCCGGCGCCGGCGCAAGCGGCTAACACTTTCGACCGCAGCGCTTACCCGGCGCCGCCGCGTGATTATGGACGCTACCGCAGCTGGGCCTGGCTCAACGGGCAACTGCCGCCGGGCACGGCGTGGGCCGATTCGGCGCAGGTGGCCGAAGCGGTAAGCAACGCGCTGGATCAGCGCGGTTTGCGCCCGTTGCACGACAATCGCCCGGCCGACCTGTTGGTCAGCGCCAATCTGCGTCTGGAAACCCGTTTGCGTCAGGTCCAGGACGACTACGGTTATTACGGCGGCGGATACGGCGGCTATGATCGATATGGTCGCGGTTACGGCATGTACAACACGGTGCCGATCGTGCGCACCTATTCCGAGCAAGTCGTGGTGGTACAGGTCAACCTGTTCGACGCCGGCAGTGGGCAACCGGTGTGGAGTGCCAGTGCCGAAACCGCGAACAAGGGCAGCGAAATCGATCGCACCGATTCGATCCGCGAGGCTGTGGAAAAGGCCATGTCGGCGTATCCTCCCAGTTAG
- a CDS encoding DUF4136 domain-containing protein produces MFRRLALLAMAALLSACAANQVNHDFDASRDFAAYRSWSWKDPALQYRPDDPRIKSDLTEQRIRQAVADQLDQRGLRPAAAGAKGDLNVQTYLIVEDRQQQVTTNYGGGWGGPWNGYWGAPMYNETRNITYKVATIQIDLLDGKDGKLVWRGSDEQMLASKPNPQDRSNAIRETVARILTNYPPR; encoded by the coding sequence ATGTTCCGCCGTCTCGCTTTATTGGCCATGGCCGCGCTGCTCAGCGCCTGCGCCGCCAACCAGGTCAATCACGACTTCGATGCCAGTCGCGATTTTGCCGCCTATCGCAGCTGGAGCTGGAAAGACCCCGCCCTGCAATATCGCCCCGATGATCCGCGGATCAAAAGCGACCTGACCGAGCAACGCATCCGCCAGGCCGTGGCCGATCAGCTTGACCAGCGCGGGTTGCGTCCTGCGGCGGCGGGCGCCAAGGGTGATCTGAACGTGCAGACCTACCTGATCGTCGAGGATCGTCAGCAGCAAGTGACGACCAATTACGGCGGCGGTTGGGGTGGCCCATGGAACGGCTACTGGGGCGCGCCGATGTACAACGAAACGCGCAACATCACCTACAAGGTCGCGACCATCCAGATCGACCTGCTCGACGGCAAGGACGGCAAACTGGTGTGGCGCGGCAGCGATGAGCAGATGCTCGCCAGTAAGCCGAATCCGCAGGATCGCAGCAATGCCATTCGTGAGACGGTCGCCCGCATCCTTACCAACTATCCACCGCGCTGA
- a CDS encoding pilus assembly protein TadG-related protein, translating into MSPRSRFNGPARQRGAIGLMAAAILSLAVVMLLLVVDTGRLYMEQRKLQRVVDNAALEAVSRGGNCLPGLSAASYAGQSAVRNGYIVDTSNTLATTCGTLVTAATGLRTFAVDATQAAAVKVAASRTVTTSFAGGVQALFSGTPVGLNTTLNASAVAAKPQPTVAQLNIRSTLASIDTAQSNILNPLFSGLLGGNVNLTALGWDGLLNTDINLLKYLDQLAINLNVAAGNYTQLLNTQATVTQLIQAAATVVQLNGATAQVITALGQLQVAAINAAPVKLGDILQLQTGTTSAGLDANLQLLQLIQGVVQLANSKSAVAATLPISVLGLANVTVRVKVIEPPQFSAIGDPARAKANPLGPDRIYVRTAQIRTMLSVNLPVLSGVTGLANAVVGLVGTLTSTVNELLHLNLVAVLSSVICIGCQQLDPLLLPSPRIDISLDAGGAKSYLTDYSCPTDTTGTKSLTAHTVTSIADLKLGNIDATNAFSSAAEPTVAPLALIDLGIATCYRVAGLGSCDPHSHITYGAGGIAIMLDTSVAQSSQDLLFSSGTPFATPANLKLPPSIQSAAPTNNIVGSLSNTLAGINLIVYKPQSGNPFGAIVTGVASLISDVTSKLLPVVTSLVSPLLDPLLNNLLKGLGINLMDVDVGANMTCGQTGKAYLVI; encoded by the coding sequence ATGTCGCCTCGTTCGCGATTCAACGGCCCGGCCCGCCAGCGCGGGGCGATTGGCTTGATGGCGGCGGCCATCCTCAGTCTGGCGGTGGTGATGCTGCTGTTGGTGGTCGACACCGGCCGCTTGTACATGGAACAACGCAAGTTACAGCGCGTGGTCGACAACGCCGCCCTCGAAGCCGTCAGCCGTGGCGGTAATTGCCTGCCGGGCCTGAGCGCCGCCAGTTACGCCGGGCAAAGCGCCGTGCGCAATGGCTACATCGTTGATACCAGCAACACCCTCGCCACCACGTGCGGCACCTTGGTGACCGCCGCCACGGGCCTGCGCACATTCGCGGTGGATGCCACGCAAGCAGCAGCGGTCAAAGTGGCCGCCAGCCGCACGGTGACCACCAGTTTTGCCGGCGGCGTACAGGCTTTGTTCAGCGGCACACCGGTCGGTCTCAATACCACGCTCAATGCCTCGGCGGTGGCCGCCAAACCGCAGCCGACGGTGGCCCAACTGAATATTCGCAGCACCCTGGCCAGCATCGATACGGCGCAGTCGAACATCCTCAATCCGCTGTTCTCCGGGCTGCTCGGCGGCAACGTCAATCTCACGGCACTGGGCTGGGATGGCCTGCTGAACACCGACATCAACTTGCTCAAATACCTTGATCAGCTGGCGATCAATCTCAACGTCGCGGCGGGCAATTACACGCAATTACTCAACACTCAGGCCACGGTGACGCAACTGATTCAGGCCGCGGCGACGGTGGTGCAACTCAACGGCGCGACCGCGCAGGTGATCACTGCGCTGGGCCAATTGCAGGTGGCCGCGATCAACGCGGCGCCGGTCAAACTGGGCGACATCCTGCAATTGCAGACCGGTACGACATCGGCGGGATTGGACGCCAATCTGCAACTGCTGCAGCTGATTCAGGGCGTGGTGCAACTGGCCAACAGCAAGAGTGCGGTGGCGGCGACGTTGCCGATCAGTGTGCTGGGGCTGGCGAATGTCACGGTGCGGGTGAAAGTGATCGAGCCGCCGCAGTTTTCCGCGATTGGCGATCCGGCGCGGGCCAAGGCGAATCCGTTGGGGCCGGATCGGATTTATGTCCGAACCGCGCAGATTCGTACGATGTTGTCGGTGAACTTGCCGGTGCTGTCCGGGGTGACCGGGCTGGCCAATGCGGTTGTCGGGCTGGTCGGGACATTGACCTCTACGGTCAATGAACTGCTGCATCTGAATCTGGTGGCGGTACTGAGTTCGGTTATCTGCATCGGCTGCCAGCAGTTGGATCCTCTGCTCCTGCCGTCGCCGAGAATCGACATCAGTCTGGATGCTGGCGGCGCTAAAAGTTATCTCACCGATTACAGCTGCCCGACGGACACGACCGGCACCAAGAGCCTGACCGCACACACCGTCACCTCGATTGCCGATCTCAAACTCGGCAATATCGACGCCACCAATGCGTTTTCATCCGCTGCCGAGCCGACGGTCGCGCCGCTGGCGCTGATCGATTTGGGGATTGCCACGTGCTACAGGGTCGCCGGGCTCGGCAGTTGCGATCCGCACTCTCATATTACCTATGGCGCTGGTGGCATCGCGATCATGCTCGACACGTCGGTCGCGCAAAGCTCCCAAGACCTGCTGTTTTCCAGCGGTACGCCGTTCGCCACGCCGGCCAACCTCAAATTGCCACCGAGTATCCAGTCGGCGGCTCCGACCAATAATATCGTCGGCAGCCTCAGCAACACGCTGGCGGGGATCAATCTGATTGTTTACAAACCGCAGAGCGGCAACCCGTTTGGCGCCATTGTCACGGGCGTTGCTTCGCTGATCAGTGATGTCACCAGCAAATTGCTGCCAGTCGTGACCAGCCTTGTCAGCCCGTTGCTCGATCCGCTGCTGAACAACCTGCTCAAAGGTCTGGGCATCAACCTGATGGACGTCGACGTCGGCGCCAATATGACTTGCGGCCAGACCGGCAAGGCCTATCTGGTGATCTAG